A genomic region of Melanotaenia boesemani isolate fMelBoe1 chromosome 21, fMelBoe1.pri, whole genome shotgun sequence contains the following coding sequences:
- the LOC121633076 gene encoding zinc finger BED domain-containing protein 4-like — protein sequence MSNEKSKATTRKLMEFMALDDQPFSVVEDPGFRNLMQHLSPRYNLPSRRYFSDVALPELFNEVSRCTRSLLEADAKTLSFTTDIWTSDVSLMSMLSLTAQWIDQQFERQQVLLRCKEMPGSHTAANLSVEFKAMLDQWNISHESVHVVLRDNARNMAKALDNANLKSLPCLAHTLQLVVNEGQLAQRSIAEVAAIGRKIVGHFKHSSLAYSRLYDIQEQLNQPRKRLQQDVATRWNSTVYMLQSLLEQRRAIGVYAAENELPAAFTAHQWELVENVLTILAPFEELTKEISSSTASAADVIPAVTALKRLLEKQASTDRGVGTAKATLLEAVVRRFNNIEHEPLYSLATILDPRYKNRYFSAEMKDEVKQLLLAKLAEEETRSTPVAERPVAETSTRLGPPDTDAPAAKRCSLLLAVHDEILKENIEKEQQLATPSALQVESYLSEVPTDRSQDPLAYWRLNKVRFPHIASLSRAYLSAPCTSIESERLFSLAGHVVDEKRNRLSGEKAEMLLFIKKNLPQMYK from the exons ATGAGCAATGAAAAGAGCAAGGCAACGACAAGGAAACTTATGGAGTTCATGGCATTGGACGACCAACCGTTTTCTGTCGTGGAGGACCCAGGTTTCAGAAACCTGATGCAGCACCTGAGCCCACGTTACAATTTGCCAAGCCGGAGATACTTTTCAGATGTTGCCTTACCGGAGTTGTTCAACGAAGTTTCACGATGCACTCGCAGCCTGCTAGAAGCCGACGCAAAGACGCTCAGCTTTACAACAGACATCTGGACTTCTGATGTAAGTTTAATGTCCATGCTGAGTCTTACTGCGCAGTGGATCGACCAACAATTTGAACGACAACAGGTGCTTCTACGCTGTAAAGAAATGCCGGGGTCTCACACTGCTGCCAACTTGTCAGTAGAGTTTAAGGCGATGTTGGATCAGTGGAATATAAGTCATGAAAGCGTTCACGTTGTCTTACGAGACAACGCTCGTAATATGGCCAAAGCACTGGATAATGCCAACTTGAAAAGTTTGCCCTGCCTGGCGCACACGCTGCAACTTGTTGTAAACGAGGGACAACTCGCGCAGCGCAGCATAGCAGAAGTTGCGGCAATAGGAAGGAAAATTGTCGggcattttaaacattcatcGCTGGCATATTCCCGCCTCTATGACATACAGGAACAGTTAAATCAGCCCAGGAAACGACTACAACAAGACGTTGCGACTAGGTGGAACAGCACTGTCTACATGTTGCAGTCCCTGTTAGAGCAGAGACGTGCCATTGGGGTGTATGCTGCTGAGAACGAGTTACCAGCCGCATTTACAGCACACCAGTGGGAGCTTGTGGAAAATGTGCTGACCATCCTCGCACCTTTTGAGGAACTTACAAAGGAGATCAGCTCATCAACAGCTTCAGCAGCTGATGTCATCCCAGCGGTCACTGCACTCAAACGACTTTTAGAGAAGCAAGCAAGCACAGACCGCGGTGTGGGTACAGCCAAAGCAACACTGTTGGAAGCTGTTGTAAGAAGATTCAACAACATTGAGCACGAGCCCCTGTACAGCTTGGCTACTATTCTTGATCCAAG ATACAAGAATCGCTACTTCTCAGCAGAGATGAAAGATGAGGTGAAACAGCTCCTTCTGGCCAAACTTGCGGAGGAAGAGACCAGATCCACACCTGTGGCTGAAAGACCTGTTGCAGAAACATCCACCAGACTGGGACCTCCTGACACTGATGCACCTGCAGCTAAAAGGTGTAGTCTACTGTTGGCAGTACATGATGAAATCCTAAAGGAGAACATTGAGAAGGAGCAACAGCTAGCCACCCCTTCAGCCTTGCAGGTAGAGAGCTACTTATCTGAAGTTCCCACCGACAGGAGCCAAGATCCATTGGCCTACTGGAGGCTCAATAAAGTTCGCTTCCCTCATATTGCTTCACTTTCCCGAGCCTATCTGTCAGCCCCATGCACAAGCATTGAAAGCGAACGCCTGTTTAGCTTGGCTGGGCATGTAGTGGATGAGAAAAGAAATCGTCTGTCTGgtgaaaaagcagaaatgcttttgttcataaagaaaaacttgcCACAAATGTACAAGTGA
- the LOC121632589 gene encoding inositol polyphosphate multikinase-like, which yields MTMSRAQQNRTMESSVALGKLEVTPCSDAGGVSPNPRISGGTHGERSSPVRLSGPQGQTHLNGCVPLTHQVAGHKFGVDKVGILQHPDGTVLKQVQPPPRGLREMQFYSMVYAEDCCDPCLLGLQNHLPKYYGTWSSPDSPNDLYLKLEDVTRRFIRPCIMDVKLGQQSYDPFASEEKRDQQIRKYPLMEEIGFLILGMRVYDIRGDTFKSYDQHYGRGLDKDTVKDGLAKFFHNGVSLRKDAISASICRVQRILHWFHSQNQLAFYASSLLFVYEGLPSSLTSSSLHSNPAMKMKVGQDKEATEYNNNIQVATPWGCTNHRKGGDDDGVTQLMKSSDSVEKTSALREEDNATWKQTADPRQEAHGNGNKSGRDEDGGRKNSGRRLDEEEEGRGGDGGQDDAGETEVEVRMIDFAHVFPSQSQDHGYIFGLKHLLTVLEQILCDAAHTSVPPPSS from the exons ATGACA ATGTCCAGAGCCCAACAGAACAGGACCATGGAGTCCTCCGTGGCGCTGGGAAAACTGGAAGTGACCCCCTGCTCCGACGCTGGTGGGGTCAGCCCGAACCCTCGGATCTCCGGAGGCACCCACGGAGAGAGGTCCAGTCCTGTCCGGCTGTCAGGTCCACAGGGCCAGACTCACCTGAACGGCTGCGTCCCGCTGACACATCAGGTGGCGGGACACAAGTTCGGAGTGGACAAAGTGG GTATTTTGCAGCACCCAGATGGTACAGTCCTGAAGCAAGTCCAGCCTCCACCCAGAGGTCTACGAGAAATGCAGTTTTATAGCATG GTGTATGCAGAGGACTGCTGTGATCCGTGTCTTCTGGGCCTTCAGAACCATCTTCCCAAATATTACGGCACCTGGTCGTCTCCTGACAGCCCCAACG ACCTCTACCTGAAGCTGGAGGATGTGACCCGTCGCTTCATCAGGCCGTGCATCATGGATGTGAAGCTGGGCCAGCAGAGCTACGATCCTTTTGCCTCGGAGGAGAAACGGGACCAGCAGATCAGGAAATACCCTCTGATGGAGGAGATCGGTTTCCTGATCCTCGGCATGAGG GTGTACGACATCCGTGGTGACACGTTTAAGTCCTACGACCAACATTATGGAAGAGGACTGGATAAGGACACCGTTAAAGATG gtTTGGCAAAGTTCTTCCATAACGGAGTCAGTCTGAGGAAGGATGCCATCTCAGCCAGCATATGCAGAGTCCAGCGGATCCTCCACTGGTTCCATTCCCAGAACCAGCTGGCCTTTTATGCCAGCTCCCTGCTCTTCGTCTACGAGGGCCTCCCCTCCTCCCTCACCTCTTCCTCCCTTCACAGCAATCCAGCGATGAAGATGAAGGTTGGTCAGGACAAGGAGGCAACTGAGTACAACAACAACATCCAGGTGGCGACGCCGTGGGGCTGCACCAATCACAGGAagggtggtgatgatgatggtgttacTCAGCTGATGAAGAGCTCAGATTCTGTGGAGAAGACTTCAGCTCTGAGGGAGGAAGACAATGCCACCTGGAAGCAGACGGCTGACCCGAGACAGGAAGCTCATGGCAACGGAAACAAGTCAGGGCGCGATGAAGATGGAGGGAGGAAGAACAGCGGCAGGAGactggatgaggaggaggagggacgTGGAGGTGACGGAGGACAGGACGACGCCGGAGAAACGGAGGTGGAGGTCAGGATGATTGACTTTGCCCACGTCTTCCCGAGTCAGAGCCAGGATCACGGCTACATCTTCGGCCTGAAACACCTGCTGACGGTTCTGGAGCAGATCCTGTGTGACGCCGCACACACCTCCGTCCCGCCTCCTTCCTCCTGA
- the tfam gene encoding transcription factor A, mitochondrial, protein MAPYSLVTAAVSLLGRSFSVFSHSAAPFRATSIFSSVSISPVKCLTSQTSGPPKRPLNGYMRYVQQQKPVVMRQSPELKSVDMIRKIAQQWRTMTPEQKQPFQDASLQAREQFKVDLQRYQAQLTPAQLQQQAVEKKQRLAKRKAIRKKRELTTLGKPKRPRSAFNIFMSEHFEEARGATTQAKLKSLLEDWRNLFSHQKQVYTQLAEDDKIRYKNEIKSWEDHMVEIGREDLVREQTLSTKNIPRVKTKGARKQTKKTAKKTAAARKSKTKSKSTTSSFVTSVLKGSTSKKKK, encoded by the exons ATGGCTCCGTACAGTTTGGTAACTGCAGCTGTTAGCTTGTTGGGGAGGTCGTTCAGCGTCTTCTCCCACTCAGCAGCCCCGTTCAG GGCTACGAGCATCTTCTCCTCTGTTAGCATCAGCCCAGTGAAGTGTCTGACATCTCAGACCAGCGGACCCCCGAAGAGACCACTTAACGGATATATGAGATATGTTCAGCAACAGAAACCAGTCGTGATGAGACAAAGCCCAG AACTCAAATCGGTGGATATGATCCGGAAAATCGCCCAGCAGTGGAGAACAATGACTCCAGAGCAGAAGCAg CCTTTTCAGGACGCCTCTCTCCAGGCCAGGGAGCAGTTCAAGGTGGACCTCCAGAGATACCAGGCCCAGCTGACTCCAGctcagctccagcagcaggCCGTGGAGAAAAAGCAGAGGTTGGCCAAGAGGAAGGCCATCAGAAAGAAGAGG gaGCTGACCACTTTGGGGAAACCCAAACGTCCTCGTTCTGCTTTTAACATCTTCATGTCGGAGCACTTTGAAGAGGCCAGAGGAGCCACCACCCAG GCTAAATTGAAGTCTCTGTTGGAGGACTGGAGGAATCTGTTCAGCCATCAGAAACAG GTCTACACACAGCTGGCCGAGGACGACAAAATCCGCTACAAGAATGAAATTAAGTCCTGGGAGGACCACATGGTGGAGATCGGACGAGAAGACCTGGTTCGAGAACAGACACTGTCCACCAAGAACATACCTCGAGTTAAAACCAAGGGAGCCAGGAAGCAAACCAAGAAGACGGCGAAGAAAACTGCAGCCGCGAGAAAGTCCAAAACGAAGAGCAAATCCACAACAAGCAGCTTCGTAACATCAGTCCTGAAAGGCTCCACcagcaagaagaagaaataa